The following is a genomic window from Aquipuribacter sp. SD81.
GGTCACAATGACCCCGGTCGCCCACCCGTGTTCCCGTTCCGGTCGATCGTTATCGATCCGTGACCAAGTTCGCCCTTTTGCGCCGACGGCCGCCAGGACAGGCTGTGTCATCCAGCCCGGACGGTCGGGAACCGCCGACGCAGGCGGTCCCGACCACCCTGACCCCGGAGGTCGTCCCACCATGACAGCAGCCCTTCGACCCAGGCGCTCGCGCGTCCTGGGTGCCGTGATGGCGGCGTCCGTCGCCATCGGCCTGGCCGCGTTCGCGCCCGCCGCCGCGGCGGACGTGCTCGAGCCCGGCGAGATCGACAAGAGCAAGAACATGCACCTGCTCACGAACATCCCCAAGAACGGGGCCTTCGCGAGCGAGGGCGCCTTCAGCAGCGACCTCGCCTTCAAGGGGGACTACGCCTTCGCCGGCAACTACAACGGCTTCACGGTCTACGACATCAAGAACCCGCGGAAGGCCAGGCAGGCTCTGCAGGTCGCGTGCCCCGGCTCGCAGAACGACATCACGGTCTACGGCGACCTCATGTTCCTGTCCGTCGACTCCACGCGCACCGACGACAGCTGCAACAGCTCCTCCCTGAGCAGCCTCGCGGACGCGCAGGCGGGCAACTACTGGGAGGGCATCCGCATCTGGGACATCAGCGACCCGCTGGCGCCCGTGTACGTCAAGTCGGTCGCCACCGACTGCGGCTCGCACACCCACACGCTCGTCCCGGACGGCGACACCGTGTACGTCTACGTGTCGTCCTACGGCCCCAACCCGAACCTCGCGAACTGCCAGCCGCCGCACGACAAGATCTCGATCGTCGAGGTGCCGGTGGACGACCCGACCGCTGCAGCGGTCATCGCCGAGCCGGTGCTCTTCCCGGACGGTGGGCTCACGACGCGCACGGCCGGCTGCCACGACATCACCGCGTACCCGGAGGTGGGCCTCGCGGCCGGCGCCTGCATGGGTGAGGGCGTCGTCATGGACATCGAGGACCCGGCGAACCCGGTCCTGCTCGACCGCGTCGCGGACACCGAGAACTTCGCCTTCTGGCACTCGGCGACCTTCAACAACGACGCCACGACCGTGATGTTCACCGACGAGCTCGGCGGCGGCGGTGGCGCGACGTGCAACCCGGCCGTCGGGCCGAACAAGGGCGCCAACGCCTACTACACGCTGTCGGACGGCGAGCTGTCGTTCGAGAGCTACTTCAAGATCCCGCGCGAGCAGTCGAGCACCGAGAACTGCGTCGCCCACAACGGCTCGCTCATCCCGGTGAAGGGCAAGGACGTGATGGTCCAGGCCTGGTACCAGGGCGGCATCAACGTCGTGGACTTCACCGACCCGGCCAACCCGGTCGAGATCGGCCACTTCGACCGCGGTCCGCTCTCGGACGAGCGCCTGATCATCGGTGGCTCGTGGTCGGCGTACTACTACGACGGCTACATCTACTCCAACGACATCCAGCAGGGCCTGGACGTGCTGGAGATCCGTGACCGTCGCGTCGCGAACGGCAAGTCCGGCAAGTACGCCGAGGACTTCAACCCGCAGACGCAGCCGCAGTACTGACGGTCGGGTCCCAGGACCCGCACCGGACGACCGCACCGACGGGCCCGGTCCCCTCTCGCGAGGGGGCCGGGCCCGTCGGCGTCCCGGCGCGCGCCAGGGCCGGCAGGGTCGTGCGGCGGCCCCGACGGGCGGCCGCTGGCAGACTGCGGGAGGTGAGCGGCCGGGTCGTCGTCGTCGGCAGCGCCAACGTCGACCTCGTCCTCCCGGTGGCGCGCGTCCCCCGTGCCGGCGAGACCGTCCTCGCCACGGGCCCGGCCCGACGGCACCCGGGCGGCAAGGGCCTGAACCAGGCGGTCGCGGCCGCGCGCGCCGGCGCCGAGGTCACCTTCGTGGGCGCCGTGGGCGACGACGACGGCGGGCGTTGGCTGCGGGCCGTGCTCGCGGACGAGGGCGCGACGACCGACCACGTGCTCGTCGCCGACGCCCCCACGGGCGCCGCCCACGTGCTCGTGCAGGACGACGGCGACAACGCGATCGTCGTGGTGCCCGGCGCCAACGCGACGGTCACGGCCCTGCCGGGCCCCGCGCTCGCCGCCCTGGCCGGGGCTCCGGTCGTGCTCGTCCAGCTGGAGGTCGGCTCCGCGCTCGTGGCCGACACCCTGGGCCACGCGCGGGACGCCGGGGCGTGCGTGGTCCTCAACGCGGCCCCCGCCACGCCGGAGGCGACGGACCTCCTCGCCGACGTGGACGTGCTCGTCGTCAACGAGCACGAGGCGCTGGCCCTGCGACCGGGGTCCCCGGGGGTGCGCGAGGCGGCTCGACGGCTGGTCCGCTCCGGAGGGGACGGGCGGCCACGCGACGTGGTCGTCACCCTCGGCGCGGCCGGAGCGCTGCTGTGCAGCCGCGACGGCCGTGAGCTGACGGTCGCCGCGCCGCCCGCAGACGTCGTCGACACCACGGGGGCGGGGGACGCCGCCGTCGGTCACCTCGCAGCGGGGCTCGCCGCGGGGCGTGGGCTCGAGGAGGCGCTGCGTCGGGCGTGCGCGGCCGGTTCGCTCGCCGTACGCACGGCGGGGGCCGTTCCGTCTCTGCCCGACGCCGCCGCGGTCGACCGGCTGCTCGCCGGCGCGGAGCGTCCCGGCCGCTGAGCCCCGGCCCCGACCGCTCGGCCGGGCGCCGGGGCGGCCGCGAGGGCCTCAGCCGTCCGTGCTCTCCTCCTCGACCTCCTGCTCGACGTCCTCGCCGGCGTCCTCGACGTCCTCACCGGCGTCCTCGACGCCCTGCTCGACGTCCTCGCCGGCGTCCTCGACCTCCTGCTCGACGCCGTCGTCGACGACGTCGTCGCCGCAGCCGGCCAGGCCGAGCACCGCCGCGGCGGCGACGGCGACGACCGCGGGGGCGCGTCGGGCGAGGGTGCTTCGGGTGCGGGACGTGCTCATGGTGCCTCCTGGGGGTCGCTGCCCCGCCGGTCGACGAGGCCGTCCGCCGGACGCTAGGGGCCACCGGGTGGCCCCGCACGTCGTGACGAGCTCCGGTGCGGGCGGGGCGGGGCGCGGGAGAGCCCGCTGCGAGGCGGACGAACAGGGTGAGGGGCGCGGCACGTGCGACGGAGGTGGACCGGGACCCCGCCGCACGACAGGATCGGCCCATGCCCACCGCGAGCGTGTCGTACTCGGTCACGATCCGCCTCGAGCTGCCCGCCCGGCCCACCGCCGTCAGCGAGCTCACGACCGTCATGGAACGCTGCGGCGCCATCGTCACCGCCCTCGACGTCACCGCCTCCGGCCACGGGCGCCTCGCCGTCGACGTCACGGCGGCCACGCGCGGGCAGGAGCACGCCGAGGAGCTCGTCGCGGCGATGCGGGACATCGAGGGCGTCGAGATCGGCAAGGTGTCCGACCGGGTCTTCCTCGCGCACCTCGGGGGCAAGCTGGAGGTGCGGAGCAAGGTCCCGCTGCGCAACCGCGACGACCTCTCCCTCGCCTACACCCCCGGGGTCGCGCGCGTGTGCGAGGCCATCGCCCGCAACCCCGAGGACGCCCGTCGCCTCACGATCAAGCGCAACACCGTCGCGGTCGTCACGGACGGGTCGGCCGTCCTCGGTCTCGGCAACCTCGGCCCGCTCGCGGCGCTGCCGGTCATGGAGGGCAAGGCGGTCCTGTTCAAGCGCTTCGCCGACGTCGACGCGTTCCCGATCTGCCTCGACACCCAGGACACCGAGGAGATCATCGCCGCGGTCAAGGCCATCGCCCCCGTCTTCGCCGGCATCAACCTCGAGGACATCGCCGCGCCGCGCTGCTTCGAGGTGGAGCGACGGCTGCGCGACGAGCTCGACATCCCGGTGTTCCACGACGACCAGCACGGCACGGCGATCGTCGTGCTGGCCGCCCTCACCAACGCGCTCGCGGTCGTGGGCAAGGACGTCGGCGAGGTGCGCCTCGTCATGTCCGGGGCGGGTGCCGCGGGCACGGCGGTCCTCAAGCTGCTGCTGGCCGCGGGCGTCCGGGACGCGGTCGTCGTCGACGTCGACGGCATCATCCACCGGGAGCGGCCCGGCCTCGCCCCGGAGCTGGCGTGGACCGCCGACAACACGAACTCCCGCGGCATGAGCGGCACCCTGCGGGATGCGCTCGTGGGCGCCGACGTGTTCGTGGGTCTGTCGGCCGGCGGCATCCTCGCCGGGGACGACATCGCGACGATGGCCGAGGACTCGATCGTGTTCGCGCTCGCCAACCCGACGCCCGAGGTGGACCCCGCGGAGGCTTCGGAGCACGCGGCCGTCGTCGCCACGGGCCGCAGCGACTTCGCCAACCAGATCAACAACGTGCTCGCGTTCCCCGGCGTCTTCCGCGGCCTCATCGACGCCCGGAGCCGGACGGTCGACGAGGCGATGCTGCTGGCCGCGGCGAGGGCGCTGGCCGGGACCGTCAACCCCGAACAGCTCAACGCGACCTACATCGTGCCCAGCGTGTTCAACACGGACGCCACCACCGCGGTGGCCGCGGCCGTCGAGCGCGCCGCCAAGGGCGCTCCGCCGGCGTGATCGGCCGCGACGCGCTCGGGCCGCTGCTCCCGCCGCCGCCACCGGCGCCGCGGGCGGGGGCGCTGCTCGTCGCGCACCCGTCGCTGGTCGACCCGAACTTCCGGGCGACCGTCGTGCTGCTGCTGAACCACTCCGAGGAGGGCAGCCTCGGGCTCGTGCTCAACCGGCCCCTCGTCAGCGACGTCGCGGACGTGCTCCCGGTGTGGCACGACCACGTGACCGAGCCGCCGCACCTGTTCCAGGGCGGTCCGGTCGGGCTGGACTCGGCGATCGGGCTCGCCCGGCTGCCCGGCGACGACGGCGAGCCGCCGGGGCTCAAGCGCCTCGTCGGCTCGATCGCGGTCGTCGACCTCGACGCCCCGCCGGAGATCGTGGCGCCCGCGGCCGCGGGCCTGCGCGTTTACGCCGGGCACGCCGGCTGGGGCGCGGGCCAGCTCGACGACGAGCTCGCCGAGGGCGCGTGGTTCGTCGTCGACTCCGAGCCGGGCGACGGCTTCCGGGGGGACACCGAGACGCTGTGGCGCGACGTGCTGCTGCGCCAGACCACGACGGTCGCGCTCGCCGCCACCTACCGCGGCGACCCCGAGGTCAACTGACACGCACGCGCCAGGGCGGAGGGTGCCGCTCAGACCAGTGCAATGCCGCCGGGGGTGCGCGCCGGCGGAGCCGCGCGACCGAGGTCGAGGGCCTCGCGCAGCGCACGCGCCACGAAGGGCGGGAGCTGCAGGCCCGCGCCCTCGCGCACGAGCAGCTCCTGCGCGACGCGCTGCACGGGCGACACGAAGCGGTCGACGCCCGCGTCGCCGGCGAGGGCGCCCGCCACCCGGCCGAAGGCCGCGGCGTTCGCCGGGGTCGTCGCCCCGATCGGGCGGTAGGTGCGGGTGCGCACGACCCGGCACAAATGCAGCTGCCACGGGCTGAGGCGCTGCCGGTGCAGCAGGGCGGAGTTGCGGTAGTAGGCGAAGTGCGTCGACTCCTGCCCCCGGATCGGCCCGACGGCGGTCTCGGCGAAGCCGCGCGCCCCCAGCGCGACCAGCCGCTTCCTCAGCAGGTCGTAGCCGACGGCGGTGAGGCGCTCGTGCATGGCGCCGACCGACAGGTAGAGGAACATGAGCGCGTCGTGGACCCCCGGCAGGTGCGCGAGGGCGCCCGCGACCCGCAGCGACCGGCTGATGGCCGTGAGCTCCGGCTGCGAGGGCGGGAGCCCGACCTCGGCCTGCAGCCGGTCGAACACCCAGCCGTGCGGCAGCTCCTGCTCCTCCCACACGCGGATGAAGCGCCGCGTGGTGTCGTCGGCCTGAGGGAGCAGCACCTGCAGCTCCAGCACGTTGCGCTCCACCTCGCGCTCCACGCGCGCGAAGTAGTCGAGGCTCGGGCCGAGCTCCTCGCGGACCACGCGCGCGTCGCGGACCGAGTAGTCGACGGCGGCGAGGTCGATGGGGCCCTCGGCCTCCATCCGGTCGAGCTGCGCGTCGATGTCGATGCTGGAGAGGGACACAGGACCTCCGGGGACGGGTCGGCGGCACGGGAGCGGCATCCGGCGCGGGTCGGCCGCGCCCGTCGTGCACAGGACGTCCGGCACCGCCTGCGGCGGCGGATGGGGTCCTACACTCGAGGTCATGTCGGAGCCGTCCTTCCCGTCCGCCCCCACGGGGCCGGGCGCGCCCGCGACCCAGCCGGCCGGCACGGCGGTGCTCGAGCCCGAGCGCACGGTCGAGCCCGCCGACCCGGGTGACCACGAGCGCTTCGCGCACTACGTGAAGAAGGACAAGATCGTCGCCAGCGCCGTGACGGGCGAGCCGCTCACGGCCCTGTGCGGCAAGGTGTGGGTGCCGAGCCGGGACCCGAAGAAGTTCCCGGTGTGCCCGACGTGCAAGGAGATCTACGAGGGCCTCAAGCCGGGCGGTGGCGACGAGGGCTCCGGCTCCGGCTCCGGATCGGACCGTTGAGCGGGGCGCACCGCCCCGTCCCCCAGCACCAGCCCGAGCACCCCAGCACCGCCGCTGCGGCGCAGCTGCCGCCGGCGTTCCCCGAGCGCGCCGCGTGGGGGACGGCCGGGGCG
Proteins encoded in this region:
- a CDS encoding LVIVD repeat-containing protein; translation: MAASVAIGLAAFAPAAAADVLEPGEIDKSKNMHLLTNIPKNGAFASEGAFSSDLAFKGDYAFAGNYNGFTVYDIKNPRKARQALQVACPGSQNDITVYGDLMFLSVDSTRTDDSCNSSSLSSLADAQAGNYWEGIRIWDISDPLAPVYVKSVATDCGSHTHTLVPDGDTVYVYVSSYGPNPNLANCQPPHDKISIVEVPVDDPTAAAVIAEPVLFPDGGLTTRTAGCHDITAYPEVGLAAGACMGEGVVMDIEDPANPVLLDRVADTENFAFWHSATFNNDATTVMFTDELGGGGGATCNPAVGPNKGANAYYTLSDGELSFESYFKIPREQSSTENCVAHNGSLIPVKGKDVMVQAWYQGGINVVDFTDPANPVEIGHFDRGPLSDERLIIGGSWSAYYYDGYIYSNDIQQGLDVLEIRDRRVANGKSGKYAEDFNPQTQPQY
- a CDS encoding ribokinase, with protein sequence MSGRVVVVGSANVDLVLPVARVPRAGETVLATGPARRHPGGKGLNQAVAAARAGAEVTFVGAVGDDDGGRWLRAVLADEGATTDHVLVADAPTGAAHVLVQDDGDNAIVVVPGANATVTALPGPALAALAGAPVVLVQLEVGSALVADTLGHARDAGACVVLNAAPATPEATDLLADVDVLVVNEHEALALRPGSPGVREAARRLVRSGGDGRPRDVVVTLGAAGALLCSRDGRELTVAAPPADVVDTTGAGDAAVGHLAAGLAAGRGLEEALRRACAAGSLAVRTAGAVPSLPDAAAVDRLLAGAERPGR
- a CDS encoding NAD-dependent malic enzyme encodes the protein MPTASVSYSVTIRLELPARPTAVSELTTVMERCGAIVTALDVTASGHGRLAVDVTAATRGQEHAEELVAAMRDIEGVEIGKVSDRVFLAHLGGKLEVRSKVPLRNRDDLSLAYTPGVARVCEAIARNPEDARRLTIKRNTVAVVTDGSAVLGLGNLGPLAALPVMEGKAVLFKRFADVDAFPICLDTQDTEEIIAAVKAIAPVFAGINLEDIAAPRCFEVERRLRDELDIPVFHDDQHGTAIVVLAALTNALAVVGKDVGEVRLVMSGAGAAGTAVLKLLLAAGVRDAVVVDVDGIIHRERPGLAPELAWTADNTNSRGMSGTLRDALVGADVFVGLSAGGILAGDDIATMAEDSIVFALANPTPEVDPAEASEHAAVVATGRSDFANQINNVLAFPGVFRGLIDARSRTVDEAMLLAAARALAGTVNPEQLNATYIVPSVFNTDATTAVAAAVERAAKGAPPA
- a CDS encoding YqgE/AlgH family protein; the protein is MIGRDALGPLLPPPPPAPRAGALLVAHPSLVDPNFRATVVLLLNHSEEGSLGLVLNRPLVSDVADVLPVWHDHVTEPPHLFQGGPVGLDSAIGLARLPGDDGEPPGLKRLVGSIAVVDLDAPPEIVAPAAAGLRVYAGHAGWGAGQLDDELAEGAWFVVDSEPGDGFRGDTETLWRDVLLRQTTTVALAATYRGDPEVN
- a CDS encoding GTP-binding protein LepA, with amino-acid sequence MSLSSIDIDAQLDRMEAEGPIDLAAVDYSVRDARVVREELGPSLDYFARVEREVERNVLELQVLLPQADDTTRRFIRVWEEQELPHGWVFDRLQAEVGLPPSQPELTAISRSLRVAGALAHLPGVHDALMFLYLSVGAMHERLTAVGYDLLRKRLVALGARGFAETAVGPIRGQESTHFAYYRNSALLHRQRLSPWQLHLCRVVRTRTYRPIGATTPANAAAFGRVAGALAGDAGVDRFVSPVQRVAQELLVREGAGLQLPPFVARALREALDLGRAAPPARTPGGIALV
- a CDS encoding DUF3039 domain-containing protein, with translation MSEPSFPSAPTGPGAPATQPAGTAVLEPERTVEPADPGDHERFAHYVKKDKIVASAVTGEPLTALCGKVWVPSRDPKKFPVCPTCKEIYEGLKPGGGDEGSGSGSGSDR